In the Dolichospermum flos-aquae CCAP 1403/13F genome, AATAGGTAGGGTAAATCTTTTTTGAAGATTAACTTGTAATTTGATTAGATTCGGGATATCTCCTGCTTTTTTTGCAACTAACAATCGTTGATAAATTTGAAATATATTCATTTCTCTATGATCTAATTTTTCCCTATCTAGTTGAAATTGCCGAGATATACTAGAAAGATTAAGGCGAATTTCATCAAATTTAATTCCCTGACCATAAGAACCATCTGGATTAATTATACTCTTGACACCATTATAAAAAAACCAATATTTGTTTCCTTCATTCCATTCAGCAAATTTAGATTTTATAATTACCTTCAATCCCCGATTATCTCTAATTAATAAGGTAACTTCTTGCATTTTTCCATCACTAAATCTCTCTGAGTAAAAGAAGTATTTAAGATAATTATCTTTATCAGATATTTGTTCATAATTTCTGTTGGCTAATTCTTTATAAACAATGTGATGACTTTTAAGATCCCATCTATTTATATTCATCACTTCCTCTAAGGTAATAGCAGCTTTATAGTTAGAGATAGGGACAATACCCTCATTAAGAATAAATAGGATTAATGAAAGAATAAGACTTAGATGAATCGCTGGACAGATTAATTTATACAAACTTATTCCACAACTTTGTAAAGCAATAATTTCACTGGTAATTGATAATTTATTATAAACGAATATTGTGGTCATTAAAATAGCAATTGGTACAGCCAAAACAATAAACTCAGGTACTTTAAGAATGTGTAAATATATTAAAGTACCGAAAGATATTTGTTCCGTCAGGAGAAAACTAAATTGCTCGAATGATATACCAATTGATTCCGCAACAACAGTAACAATAACTATGGTAAATAGTAAAATCGGGGTAATTTCCGAGATTAAATAGCGCTCTAATAATGATATGCGAGGAAAAATATTTATTTTTTTCATTTATCATTTTGCTGGTTATGTAGTTGCAGCAGTTGACGATATTTTGATATACAGATATTAGTGATAAAAATTTTGTGGTGCGCTTATTAATCTTATTTTTGTTTTTCGCAAACTGCTGGTTAAGTTATTTTTGGAAATGTTGGGTTTCGCTGTCGCTCTACCCAACCTACTACTACTCTAAATATTGCATAAGAGTAATTCATAAATTACCCCTACTTTTGTTTTTACGTAAGTCCTATTTATGCTTCACTTTACCTGCGGATGAAATCACGTGCTTGACTAGCTGCTGCTCGTACTTCAGCTTGACAGGTAGTATTTCTTTGACTGATACCAAATCTGTTTACACACTCCCCTGCTCCCTCCGTAGCTGCTGTATTGATATCTCCAGAAGTTGTACTTTCAGTAACTGTATAACTTGTTCCCAGTGAGGGAACACTAACAGTCAAAGTTCTAGGGGGAGTTTGAGTTTGAGTTTGAGAGGTAGTATTTCCACCTCCTCCACTAGGAGTTTGAGTTTGAGAGGTAGTATTTCCACCTCCTCCACTAGGAGTATTACTTGATGTGTTACCACCACAGGAGGTAATCATTAAACCAACCAGTAGAAATCCAAAAAGCCCATGAGTTGAAAAAATTCTTAACATAAAGTAGTTTTACATAGATTTACTTATCCCACTCTAAATCTAAAAATCTCAACTCCTGTCTAAGTAATGATTGTCTTGTGACTGTTTTATGATTAACTTAGAGGTTGTTGAAAAAGTTTTTGATTGTAATATTAGACACTTGTTAATTATTCAATCTGCTTCTTTCAAAGGGATTTTAGAGGCATATAAGATTTGTTGATACATGATGAGAGACTTTTTATGAGAGAATAAATACTGTCAGTAATAATATGTTTTTAGGTGATGAGAAGCCCTAATAATGATCAAAAAAAGAAAAGAATTACCGTGACAGCCTCTTGTCAATGTATAAAGAAGGCCGAAATGGCTTTAATTAGACTAGGATTTGAATCAAAATCCAATTTTGCTAAACATCATTTATCTAGAACAACAGTTACCAAATTTTTTCAGGCTCAACCAATTTCAGTTGACTCCCTGAAAAGGATATGCAGAGAGTTAGAATTGAATTGGGAAGATTGTTTACCAACAGAAGAAATAATTAATAATAACCAAGAGAAAAAGACAAGAGAAAATAACAATTATTCCAATTACCAATTACCAATTACCAATTACCAATTACCAATTACCAATTACCAATTACCAATTACCAATTACCAAATATAGCATTTCCTAGTCTAATGAAGTACAAAACTATCTACGTTTGTCAGCGTCCATCTGCGTTTAATTATTATTGCTTGTACTTCACTAAAATAGGAATTGATATACCAATTAGCGGTTCCAATTACGAATTATTTATTACCTACTCCAATTACTAATTCCCAGTTATTAAGTTTGCCCACGTCTAGGGCAGCGTAGTCAATGACTTGTAATTGCCAGTTACCTTTTGCGGGTAAAGAAAGTAATTGTTTCAGGGACGGATGCGATCGCACTGTGTAAGTGTTTTGTAATTGATTACGACGACCTAATGTGCGACTTTGTAATAGAATTCGCTGATTATTAGGAGCAATTAAATAAACTTCTAAATCTCCTAAAAAATCATGGGTGATATTCACGGTAACTTGGATATCTGTGACATTGACAGCTTCATTAATAGCGATCGCACTTTTAATTCCCTGTCTATTATTATCAGGAATATTCACAACTTGAGAATTTTTGACCTGAATTTGTTTATTCGTAATTTTAGCAACCGCACCCATCTGCTGCGCTAGTCTCACAGCCTTAGCAGCATTAACTTTGCCATAACCAAACCATTGACTATGACCATTACTATCATAAGTACCACCACGCACACCCAACTGAAGATCAGGGTTATTATCCACTATTTTATCAGCCGTATCTTGCAGAATCCGTTTAACTTGTTGAGCCGTTAAATCAGGATTAGCTGATAATACCAAAGCCGCTACTCCTGCCACAATGGGAGTAGAACTGGAAGTACCGCCAAAGTTTTTAGTAAAATTTCCAGCATCATAACCAGCCGCACCTATTTGATCTGTTGTAAATACTCCCAATCCAAATAGAGAAGAAACAATTGCCGGTTGTGTATAAACAAAACCAGTTTCTTGAAACCACATTCCTGGAGGAGCATTATTACTGGGAGCGCAAACAGAAACATTACCTCCCCAATTACTATAAGCAGCCTTTTTATTTAAACTAGTAGACGCAGATACAGTCATCACATCAGGATGAACAGCAAAACCGCTTAACCAATTTGTCTTCCCTTGAACAATATTTTTCGGCCAATTCTGTTCATTTATAGTCCCATTAATGGGACGATTAGCATTTCCGGCTGCGAAAACAATCACACATCCTTTCCCCTTGCGTCCATTGGTAGCAGCCCGGTTAATGGCGGCTTTTTGCCGAATAGAAAGGGGAAAATAAACAGCAGAAGCTCCCCAACTACAAGAAATTACACTTGCGCCTTTTTCTATAGCCCAATTAAAAACATCTTCAATTGATTGATCATCTAAAAAACCAGTAGTGCGAATGGGCATCATTGCACAGCCAGGAGCAACTCCCACAATTCCTGAACCATTTTCTTCAGCTACAGCTAATCCTGCACAAGCAGTCCCATGACTAGTTTCTTTTTCTCCAGGTAAGGGTAAAAAATCATTTTCTTTTAAATCTCTAGGAGCAACAATTTTACCTGTACCTTGAAAATCTGGATGTTTTAAATCAAAGGAATCATCTACTACAGCCACCACGATAGAACGCACACCACGAGTAGTATCCCAAGCTTGTTCTACGGAAATATGCGAACCAGCTACCAATTGATTACTACTATTATGATTGAGATACCATTGCTGGGAATAAAGAGAATCTTTGGGTTTATAATTGGGTTCTTGTTGAATGAGAATATTCGGTTCAGCCGCTAAAACTTCTGGCAATGTTTGTAAATAATTGGTAATTTTAACGGGATTTTGTGTGGATTGTTTACTAACAAGAAAAATGAAGGTATTTGGTATGCCGAATACTGGTTGATCTTGAACTAAATTCAATGTACTGGT is a window encoding:
- a CDS encoding LptF/LptG family permease; protein product: MKKINIFPRISLLERYLISEITPILLFTIVIVTVVAESIGISFEQFSFLLTEQISFGTLIYLHILKVPEFIVLAVPIAILMTTIFVYNKLSITSEIIALQSCGISLYKLICPAIHLSLILSLILFILNEGIVPISNYKAAITLEEVMNINRWDLKSHHIVYKELANRNYEQISDKDNYLKYFFYSERFSDGKMQEVTLLIRDNRGLKVIIKSKFAEWNEGNKYWFFYNGVKSIINPDGSYGQGIKFDEIRLNLSSISRQFQLDREKLDHREMNIFQIYQRLLVAKKAGDIPNLIKLQVNLQKRFTLPISCAVLAFLGTAIGINLQPRIKYNSFTVTLVILGLMKIFEAVINALIISGNIYSYVIWLPNILATGFSFYILTEKNS
- a CDS encoding S8 family serine peptidase, which translates into the protein MSNNINPANFPESDVANNSQSLILQRGGEELMLEKTLYRFTIRPNANFRHEKLTQIPGSVWRRSIPQAKLELYTVFPNQLDAVMSQLRNDENVDFVSHVYTLENNPGTFVYLSDQITIQFATWVDNTKINTITSTLNLVQDQPVFGIPNTFIFLVSKQSTQNPVKITNYLQTLPEVLAAEPNILIQQEPNYKPKDSLYSQQWYLNHNSSNQLVAGSHISVEQAWDTTRGVRSIVVAVVDDSFDLKHPDFQGTGKIVAPRDLKENDFLPLPGEKETSHGTACAGLAVAEENGSGIVGVAPGCAMMPIRTTGFLDDQSIEDVFNWAIEKGASVISCSWGASAVYFPLSIRQKAAINRAATNGRKGKGCVIVFAAGNANRPINGTINEQNWPKNIVQGKTNWLSGFAVHPDVMTVSASTSLNKKAAYSNWGGNVSVCAPSNNAPPGMWFQETGFVYTQPAIVSSLFGLGVFTTDQIGAAGYDAGNFTKNFGGTSSSTPIVAGVAALVLSANPDLTAQQVKRILQDTADKIVDNNPDLQLGVRGGTYDSNGHSQWFGYGKVNAAKAVRLAQQMGAVAKITNKQIQVKNSQVVNIPDNNRQGIKSAIAINEAVNVTDIQVTVNITHDFLGDLEVYLIAPNNQRILLQSRTLGRRNQLQNTYTVRSHPSLKQLLSLPAKGNWQLQVIDYAALDVGKLNNWELVIGVGNK